Proteins encoded within one genomic window of Paraglaciecola psychrophila 170:
- a CDS encoding DUF2127 domain-containing protein, translating into MQFLASKGLIALLIGLGIHELAEENIQQSFEKILTHLHLNPASHYPSIFINTLGELSHSILVLVALGALLYSIVRFVEAYGLWHGFKWTEWLALISGAVYLPFELYKFIVNFNVLSFSLLLVNSVIVVYIYRVLKNKHHKG; encoded by the coding sequence TTGCAATTTTTGGCCTCAAAAGGCTTGATAGCACTTTTAATAGGGCTTGGTATCCATGAGCTTGCTGAGGAGAATATTCAGCAATCATTTGAGAAAATATTGACCCACTTACACCTTAATCCCGCAAGCCATTATCCAAGTATATTTATAAACACTCTTGGTGAATTGAGTCATTCAATTCTTGTTCTGGTTGCTTTGGGTGCGCTTTTATATTCAATCGTTCGATTTGTTGAAGCATATGGTCTATGGCATGGCTTCAAGTGGACAGAATGGTTGGCTTTAATAAGTGGTGCAGTTTATTTGCCATTTGAACTTTACAAATTTATTGTAAATTTTAACGTTCTAAGTTTTTCACTGCTTTTGGTAAATAGCGTCATTGTTGTATACATCTATAGGGTACTAAAAAACAAACACCATAAGGGATAA